Part of the Henckelia pumila isolate YLH828 chromosome 2, ASM3356847v2, whole genome shotgun sequence genome is shown below.
GCAATGGCTGTCCAAATCCGACACGTGTGTTTACACATTCTTTTAGTTTCTTTGTTCTATAATCATATTTTTGGCAATTCAAATCTAGCTCCAATGTAGATTATGATTTTTTGCAGGTCTGGTGTCCATAGGTCTCATTGAAACAGCCATTGCAATGTTGTGGTCTCTTCCACTCGTACTTGCGCCGTTAATCTGCATTTCTTGTTGTGTGCATTTCACCAAAGAGGTTCGATTCGGAGATGGTGGGAACAAATCCTCTAACGTAACATAAGCTTGCGAATACAACTCAGCTTTTATAAACAAAACTCGGATTCGTAGATGCTAGATAGCAGATTGACTCACAACAGAAGCCACCAAGAATACCGCTCGGGCGACTGCTGTCACTCCATCAAGAACTTGGATTAAACAAAGTCATGAAAAGCAAGCATTTTCCAATGTGAAATTTTCATGGTTAACGGATGTAACTTGTTTCTTGGGGTGCATTTCATGGAAAGTTGTTGTATGGGATAAAGGGAACGGTAACTATGTAAAATGGGAtgataatttcaattattataaattttaaagttttattCACATTTTAACTTTTAAGTATGCCCTATTGCAAGATTGTTGATATCGCGCATATTCCAACTCAAATTCACTATATTTAAGAGCCCGTTTGCTTTCACtagtttttttttacaaaataagtattttttttaagttggcttttaaaaacattttttttaagtaaaaagGTGAAATAATTTTGTGTTTTATAAACATTACCAGTGAAAGAGATTTGCTAAGAGCAAAATAAAATCTTATGATCATTCTTATTTACGAGTGTATCTCTAGATTTGTGTAGTAAGGGTTGCATCACTGCGTTTTTTATTCGTTTTTGCATCAAGAAGTTCTTTTTGTTGCATTATTCCTGCATCAAGAATTGCCAACATACATAGCTAATATCAATGAAATTTGCTACTACCCATCTCAGACTTCAAGAAACTGTTTATTTCTTGTACATATCGTGGAATTGTCACAATCACTTGTCTTTATACTGTTGAGACTCCGTTATCCAGATTCCAAACAAACTTCCTATGTATTTTCTTGTTCCTGATGATTTGAACGAGGAGTAAGTAAATATACACAATTTTCTTACAAGCTTTTATGTACTTAATCTTCACAGGACCACGATTCCTCTACCTGTTTTCCAATCTGGAAGTCTTACATGGGAATTCTTGACACACTGTTCTTTTTTTTCTCAATCTTatctgttgtgcatgctcaaAAACAAAATGTTTGTCCAACTATATTTTGTGGAGAATTCTCTCTAGACTACCCTTTCATACTACCAGATATACTACCCCAAAATAATTGTACTTACACCAATCTTTCTTGCAATGCCACTCTAAATTATGGAACACCAATTGTAACTCTTCCTTATGGTGGTGACTTCTACGTACGGTATATCGACTATTTGGATCCATACATAGAGCTCTATGATCCTGAAGGTTGCCTTATGAAACGTCTGATGAACACATTGGACCTATCATCTTCTCCTTTTAAGGTCATTACCTATGAAAACTACACCTTTTATACTTGTCCTTCAAGTCCAAATAATACAACGCCCTTGGATACGGTCATCATCAAATGCCTTAGCAATTCCACTAGTCTCACTGTGGCTACTTCTTACCCCACATCCGATTTATTTTCAGCATATAATTGCGAGGTCTTCGGCAGTTGGCTACTCCCGGTTTTAGGGTTGGGACAGTTTGATCTTCATGGAGGCGATGATGATCTTTATTTGACCTGGAATCAAGCTGTTTGCAAATCCTGTGAAGACACTACCGATACAGGACAGAATACAGGTAAACTCAATTCCTAGTTTTTCTTGAAatcttgatcaaaatcaagttaaTACTAATTGAAAAGTTTACTTATCCTTAACCTATTAATTCACAGATGATTCCAACAGTTTTTGGGGAGCATATGTTGGATCACCAATTTTCATGCCGTCGGCAGTTGTTATAGGCATAGTATTCACAATCTGTTTACTGCTCATGCTCAAACGTAGAGGCGGCAGAGATGAGATAAATGCACCCGATATCCATCCAGAGACTGCCGCCGCCACTACAGCACCACCACATCAACAAGGGTTGGATGACTCCAAAATCAACACTTGTACAGCATTGGTAGTCATTAATGAAAGTAAAACAAATTCAGGGCCAGATTCTTTTTCTTATATGTGCCCAATATGCTTGGAAGGATACAAGTCCCAAGATATTGTGAGAAGCATAGCCAAATGTGAACATTGTTTCCACGCCGACTGCATTGAATTGTGGTTAAGAAAAAACATCACATGTCCTGTTTGCAGAACAACTCTTTCTGATGTTGAATGATAACAGTCTGATATTTTAGATTTTGAAATTGTTTATCCATCCTATCCTGCTTCATACttaaatcttttatttaatttttgagtaCTTTTACGGAATGAAACTATATACAGCTGATAGTGACTAATTTATACAAGGAAATAGGATGGGAATGGAGTTTGCTTTTCAAGTTATATGTTTCCTTTTGCATGCAGAATGAATGGATTTactgaataaaaattcaatcaatCTTTTCAAATTCCAAATGAAATGAATCATTTAGAGGACATTTGTCTCATTGAAATTGTCTTTTACTTTGTAAACTTTGATATAGTCCAAATTCCAATCCCATTTTTTCTACATATTTGGCCGGCCTGTCAAACCGTTCTCTCTATCATGCAAAATGGATGGAAAAATCCATCCAATTCTCctctctcttttcttcttcaCTTTCCCTGCAACAATACATTCCAAGGATTCATGTCCAACTTCAAATTGTGGAAAGTACTTAGTTTCCATCACCTACCCTTTCAAACTCGAATCTGATCAACCCCCGAAAAACTGTCCAAATTTCATCAACCTAAAATGCACTGATGATGGTCGTACCATGATAAATCTTCCTGCCTCTGGTGATTTTTATGTAAGTTATATTAGTTACTACGCACGAAAAATCTCCCTCACCGACCCTCAAAACTGCCTGGCAAGAAGGCTTATGACCAATTTTTCATACTATCCTTTAGAGGCTATTAATTATGTAAACTACACGTTTTATACATGTCCTGGAGAATCTGCATACAGAGATCTAAGCCATGATGTCATCCGCTGCCTAAGTAACTCGACAAATGCAACTATAGCAACAGACAAAAACTCAGCTGAGTACTTTGAAGAAAGGTATGGATGCAAGCCAATCGTCAGCTCATCGATCCCTGTTGATTATGATTATTATGAACTTTTTGATGAAATCCAGTTGACCTGGAATGTCCCTCTTTGCAAATCTTGTAAGCAGTATGGTATTCCAGCTTCAGGTGAAATTTGAAAATCCCGTTTTTAGTTCATTAAGAAACATGACTTTCAtcctctttattttttttttcctccaaATTTCAAGATTCAAAGATATTCTGATTAATGAATCCTAACTAAATAACAGATTATTCTAGAGATAGATCATGGCAGGCGCGGTATGCTGCGTCACCTATGTTCATTCCATCCATGATAGGCTTTGCCATTATCTTTATAATCTTTTTACTGTGCCTGGGAAAAAGGGTAGGCAGAAACGAGGTAAATTCCGACTCCTTGACGTCGGAGCAGCCACCAAATCCTGCCTCAGCCACCACTTCAGCACCGCGACAAGGAGGAATGTGTTAGGTGGCAGCTAATTGGTGGAGGTTGACAGATAGGAGCTAGTAGTTGGGAAGTGGGGAGGTGATGCATTTAATTCACACGGTTTgggagctctataaatagagctccccATTCTCtgtttctatcatcccaaattCGAGAGAAGCAAATAGCAAGTGAGGAAAAGAAACAAAGAGTTTCTTGAGTGTTCtttcttgtgtgagttagagaattatttctcggtaatactcggcgAGTGGGATagtgagagatatagtgttttgtatacacttgtaatatttctccggtcataaatattgcagcagctccgtggacgtagcctatattgggtgaaccacgtaaatcttggtgttcttgttgattgttttattccgcaattattattatcgtcatgatcatttcggcataatccataacaactggtatcaaAGCTGTTACGGTGTTCGGGAGCCTTGgtgaaaatattcttaaaattctgagtatgctctgtggttgcagccttgtctgatcttccacatcagaaaagattttttgaaattttattaaggcaggTGAAGCGATGGTCGGAAATGACGGATCGGGACCgggaatcaataagttcgacggtacagatttcacgttctggcggttacagattaaagattatctgtatagcaagaagctacatcaacctctatccggGGAGAAACCAGAAAAAatggaggatgatgagtgggagcttcttgaccgacaagtgttaggggtaatacgattgaccctaacaaagaacgtggcacacaacgtggcggaggcaaaaaccacggaggagatgatgtccattttgtcggacatgtacgagaagccatctgcaaataataaagtgttcctcatgaaaaaattattcaacttgaagatggaggaaggtgcttcggtggcggcacacatcaatgaattcaacacgattgtttcccagctaacatcggttgatatcaagtttgatgatgagattcgtgcacttattcttttggcgtctttaccaaatgtttgggagccgatgcgggcagcggttagcaattctgctggaaagggaaagttacaattcaacgatgtcagagatcgaatccttggtgaagaagttcgcaGGAGGGATTCGGGAGAAGCAACATCATCGAGATCTGCCCTAAATCTCGAAAACAGAAGTAGGGGCAGAAGTGCTGAAAAGAATTCTAACAGATGGCGtggcagatccaaatcaagaactggaaaagacaaaaataccttcgaaaagaaattgaagtgctggagctgtggtgaaactggtcacatgaaaaaggactgcagatcacccaagaataatgcaaatgctgttactgaggatgtacatgatgccttagtactatccatggaaagtccggttgattcttgggttatggattcaggagcttcatttcataccaccggtgatcgtgaggtattcagtaattacattgttggtaattacggaaaagttttcctggctgatggaaaaccgttggaaatagctggtatgggtgatatcagtttgaaaatgtcaaacggatccatctggaagctcaacaaagtgaggcatgtaccaaagttgacccgaaatctgatctcagtgggacaactcgatgacgaaggccataaagtgacctttggtgaCGGCTCTTGGAAAGTGAGCAAAGGAGCCATGATTGTTGCTCGAGGAACGAAAACTGGAACCCTCTACATGACTTCCAGTTGCAGAGACATGTTAGCAGTTGTGGATGCTGGAGCTAACTCAAGTCTATGGCActgtagacttggacatatgagtgagaaaGGAATGAAGATGCTGATGTCAAAAGGGAAACTACCGGAGTTAAAAAATGTCGAACACAAACtgtgtgaaagttgtgttcttggaaaGCAGAAAAGAGTGAGCTTTTCGAAAAGCGGTAGAGAACCGAAAGCAGCAAAGTTGGAGCTGGTTCATACTGACGTGTGGGGGCCATCTCCTGTGACATCCCTTGGAGGCTCAAGATACTACGTCACATTCATCGACGATTCGAGCAGGAAGGTTTGGgtttattttctgaaaaataaatctgatgtttacGAGACCTTTAAGAGGTGGAAAGTCATGGTGGAAAATGAGACCAACTTGAAAGTGAAGTGTTTACGGTCTGATAATGgtggagaatatgaagattttgaATTCAAGAAATATTGTGCACAGAACGGGATCAAGATGAAGAAAACCATTCCTGGTactcctcaacagaatggtgtggctgaaagaatgaacagaaccCTGAATGAACGTgccaggagcatgagattgcacgctggactgccaaaatcattctgggctgatgcagttaacactgcagcttatctgatcaacagaggaccttcggtaccacttgattgcagaataccagaggaggtctggagcggcaaaggagtaaacctttcgttcttgaaagtgtttggttgtctctcaTATATTCACATCGATTCAACCAACAGAACGAAACTTGATCCGAAATCAAAGAagtgtttctttattggttatggagataatgagtttggttatcggttctgggatgaccaaaatcgaaaGATCGTTCGGAGCAGAGATGTCATTTTCAATGAACAAGTTTTGTACAAGGACAAGTCAGACATTGCAGCAGGAGATAAATGTCCTGAAGTCCAGAAGTCAAATGAAGTGCCATTGATAGATATTCCTATGAATGAGTCGGAGGATAGTAACCATGAAGAAGAAACTGCACAAGAAGCTGATCCACGAACTCCGGTGATTGAACTCAGGAGATCGTCGAGAACAATCAGACCACCTCAGAAATACTCCCCTGCACTTCACTATATTTTGCTGACTGATAAAGGTGAACCGGAAACCTTTGAAGAAGcaatgcaaaatgatgattcaaccaagtgggagttagccatgGAAGATGAGTtggattcactgtcatccaatcaTACTTGGAAGTTGACGAAACTTCCGGAAGGCAAGAAAGAATTACACAACAAGTGGGTGTACCGGATCAAAGAAGAAGTTGATGGCAGCAAACGGTACAAAGCAAGACTTGTTGTAAAAGGCTTTCAACAAAGAGAAGGAGTTGATTACACCGAGATTTTCTCTCCAGTGGTTAAGTTAACCACTATCAGAACAGTACTTGGACTAGTGGCTAAGGAAGATTTACATCTGGAGCAGTTGGATGTAAAGACGGCGTTTCTTCATGGTGATttggatgaagaaatttatatgaagcagccacagggatttgaagtacgagggaaggagaaaatggtatgcaaacttcagaagagcttgtacggtctcaaacaagctccaagacagtggtacaagaagtttgacggattcatgaataacaacGGTTTCCTGAGGTGCCAGGCAGATCACTGTTGTTATGTGAAGAAGATTGATGGTTCATATATCATTCTActgctatatgtggatgacatgttaATAGCAGGAGCGTGTCTGGAGGAGATTGATAAGCTCAAGAGAGAGTTATCAaaagaatttgatatgaaggatttgggagctgcaaaacaaattcttggtatgaggatcttgagagatagggtgaacggagtcttgaagctatctcaggcagagtacgtgaaaaaggtgcttagcagattcaacatggatgaagctaaacctgtgagtactcctttggctagtcatttcaaactaaccaaagcccaatcaccatcgacggagcaggagcatgcttatatgaataaggttccttatgcatctgctgtcggaagcctcatgtatgcaatggtgtgCACCAGATCAGACATAGCACATGCAGTGGGAGTTGTGAGCAGGTTTATGAGCAATCCAGGGAAACAACATTGGGAAGCAGTGAAGTGGATTCTCAGATATTTGAAAGGTACTGTTAGTTCATCTCTGTGCTTCAGAAAGTCAAATTCAGGCTTACAGGGTTTTGTAGATTCCGACATGGGTGGTGACTTAGACGGCAGGAAGAGTactactggatatgtgttcacattaGGTGGTACGGCAGTAAGCTGGGTGTCCAAGTTGCAAAAGATTGTTGCACTTTCGACCACTGAATCTGAGTATGTTGCAGTGACAGAAGCTAGCAAGGAGATGA
Proteins encoded:
- the LOC140878382 gene encoding putative RING-H2 finger protein ATL21A encodes the protein MDGKIHPILLSLFFFTFPATIHSKDSCPTSNCGKYLVSITYPFKLESDQPPKNCPNFINLKCTDDGRTMINLPASGDFYVSYISYYARKISLTDPQNCLARRLMTNFSYYPLEAINYVNYTFYTCPGESAYRDLSHDVIRCLSNSTNATIATDKNSAEYFEERYGCKPIVSSSIPVDYDYYELFDEIQLTWNVPLCKSCKQYGIPASGEI